A genomic segment from Fibrobacter sp. UWH6 encodes:
- a CDS encoding Fic family protein, translated as MEKKKFELDFDEYIRHTEPSRHEMSSAWSTAIGLQQVDGLTPSKYLFETARRNIDGDITIDEAQKLINSYYESKTERNDDEDDAEEADKVSARIAKILSEKSFNFSPSYLIAIHGKLFQGIYKFAGKIRDYDISKKEWVLNGASVMYGAAFELKMALDYDFEQERNFIYGGLSMDQIVEHLAYFVSRLWQIHAFGEGNTRTTAVFTIKYLRSMGFKVSNDIFAKNSWYFRNALVRANYKNLQKGIDKNPEFLEKFFRNMLMGEHNELKNRFMHVDFKGQKPTINTQKPTIGNEKPTIETKKAKIELAVEESSFNKTAKENLLKFVRGVELDEIFGVSRVREIVVCGASSASAALKKLQALNLIEPVVGHGKGKFRFKE; from the coding sequence ATGGAAAAGAAAAAGTTTGAACTAGACTTTGACGAATACATTCGTCATACGGAACCAAGTCGGCATGAAATGTCTTCTGCCTGGTCCACGGCAATTGGCTTGCAGCAGGTCGATGGGCTAACTCCTTCCAAGTACCTTTTTGAGACTGCCCGCCGTAACATCGATGGCGACATTACCATTGACGAAGCTCAGAAACTGATCAACAGTTATTACGAGTCAAAGACAGAACGGAATGACGACGAAGATGACGCCGAAGAGGCGGACAAGGTTTCTGCGCGCATCGCAAAAATTCTCAGCGAAAAGTCATTCAATTTCTCGCCCTCGTACCTGATTGCGATTCACGGGAAACTGTTCCAGGGAATTTATAAGTTTGCCGGAAAAATCCGAGACTACGACATTTCTAAAAAGGAATGGGTTCTGAACGGGGCATCCGTAATGTACGGGGCCGCCTTTGAACTGAAGATGGCCCTGGATTACGACTTTGAGCAGGAACGCAATTTTATCTATGGAGGCTTATCCATGGACCAAATTGTGGAACACCTGGCCTACTTTGTTTCGAGACTGTGGCAAATCCATGCCTTTGGCGAAGGCAATACGAGAACGACCGCCGTGTTTACCATCAAGTACTTGCGTTCCATGGGCTTTAAGGTTTCTAACGACATTTTTGCGAAGAACTCCTGGTATTTCAGAAACGCTCTGGTCCGCGCCAACTACAAGAATCTGCAGAAGGGTATCGATAAAAATCCAGAATTCTTGGAAAAGTTCTTCCGTAACATGCTCATGGGCGAACATAATGAACTGAAAAATCGGTTTATGCATGTGGACTTTAAAGGTCAAAAACCAACGATTAACACTCAAAAACCAACGATTGGTAATGAAAAGCCAACGATTGAAACGAAAAAAGCAAAGATTGAACTAGCTGTGGAAGAATCCTCGTTTAATAAGACCGCTAAGGAAAATTTGCTGAAATTTGTTCGGGGCGTAGAGCTAGACGAAATTTTTGGTGTTTCTAGAGTAAGGGAAATCGTCGTCTGCGGAGCCTCATCGGCGTCGGCTGCCTTGAAAAAATTGCAAGCCCTCAATTTGATAGAACCTGTTGTGGGCCACGGCAAGGGAAAGTTCCGTTTTAAGGAATGA
- a CDS encoding DUF3791 domain-containing protein — protein MKEKPSNISYFISFCIEQYKNAKQISGAEAMQHLDKYGVLEYLQEHFEVLHTQSATWLVEEIDEFIAVRQGGVK, from the coding sequence ATGAAAGAAAAGCCGTCAAACATTTCTTATTTTATTTCGTTTTGCATTGAGCAATATAAGAATGCGAAGCAAATTTCTGGAGCCGAAGCTATGCAGCATTTAGACAAGTATGGCGTTTTGGAATATTTGCAGGAACACTTTGAAGTTTTGCATACACAAAGTGCTACATGGCTTGTGGAAGAAATCGATGAGTTTATTGCAGTTCGCCAGGGAGGGGTAAAATGA